Genomic DNA from Candidatus Obscuribacterales bacterium:
TAGGCCCGGCTCATATCTGGGAACCGGGGTCCCATCTCATCCAGGTTAGGGCCACGCAGCGGATTCAATCCGGCCATACCGATAAGGTTCAGGTGGTCTGTAATTAACATCAGATCACCCGGGGTGTAATCGGGGTTGACCGCGCCAGCCGCATTGGTGACAATCAAGGTTTGGATTCCCAGCCGCTGGCTCACCCGAACTGGCAAACCAAGTTGGGCGATGCTGTATCCCTCGTAATAGTGCGCCCGCCCCTGCATGACCATGACATCTTTGCCCTCCAGCTGTCCGATGACCAGGCGTCCCTGGTGACCTTCAACCGTGGAAACAGGCCAGGAGGGCAGTTCCTGGTAAGGGATCAGCGTGGCTTGTTTGACAGAATCTGCAAGGGATCCCAATCCCGATCCTAGAATGAGGGCAACCTCAGGCTGGGAGGATATTCGCGCCCGGATAGTATCTGCAATCTGATCGATTTGTGCAAGCGTTAAGAATTCAGTCATAAGTACAAAAATTATTATATCATGCCTGTTGTTTTCTAATGTTGGGTGAGGTTCTCTGTAATCGCCATCATGGTCCAGCGGGCAAGGGTCGTTGGAAAGAGCTGTGGAAAGTGTTACCTTGGCTCATCTGTGATCTTTGGAATGGTATAGAGGTTAGATTTTATGAAGCGCATCCGGCTGCCGCGAAACCGCGGGTTT
This window encodes:
- a CDS encoding purine-nucleoside phosphorylase, with protein sequence MTEFLTLAQIDQIADTIRARISSQPEVALILGSGLGSLADSVKQATLIPYQELPSWPVSTVEGHQGRLVIGQLEGKDVMVMQGRAHYYEGYSIAQLGLPVRVSQRLGIQTLIVTNAAGAVNPDYTPGDLMLITDHLNLIGMAGLNPLRGPNLDEMGPRFPDMSRA